One genomic window of Phoenix dactylifera cultivar Barhee BC4 chromosome 6, palm_55x_up_171113_PBpolish2nd_filt_p, whole genome shotgun sequence includes the following:
- the LOC103703846 gene encoding pentatricopeptide repeat-containing protein At1g66345, mitochondrial-like: MDAKKAKTFFHWASQFRQLQHGKSYCVILHILVRAGLLIDSRELLESAIRKKSEAGNPSCLIVEMLLSIHEAVLPGPQAFDLFAQAYSKMRMVELAFDACRCLGDHGFNPNLMSVNTLLHVAQKSNENELARKAFEYMIERIVSNSWKRCAPGVIADAALVYWMFEEGRDEEGMVLLKRMLQKNMVFDNVLNASIIFAYCRMGKLE, translated from the exons ATGGATGCCAAAAAGGCGAAGACGTTCTTCCACTGGGCCTCTCAATTTCGGCAACTCCAACACGGCAAGTCCTACTGTGTTATACTTCATATTCTTGTTCGTGCTGGGCTTCTGATCGATTCCCGGGAACTACTCGAGTCGGCGATAAGGAAGAAATCGGAAGCTGGGAATCCAAGTTGTTTAATTGTTGAGATGCTTTTGAGTATTCATGAAGCTGTCCTTCCCGGTCCCCAAGCTTTTGATCTTTTCGCACAGGCCTACTCAAAGATGAGGATGGTTGAGCTCGCATTTGATGCTTGCCGATGCTTGGGAGATCATGGATTCAATCCGAATCTCATGAGTGTCAACACTTTGTTGCATGTGGCACAGAAATCCAatgaaaatgaattggctcGGAAGGCGTTTGAGTATATGATTGAGAGGATAGT ATCAAATTCATGGAAGAGATGCGCTCCAGGAGTGATTGCTGATGCTGCATTGGTTTATTGGATGTTTGAGGAGGGTagagatgaagaagggatggtgtTGTTGAAGAGAATGTTGCAGAAGAACATGGTGTTCGATAATGTTCTGAATGCTTCGATCATATTTGCGTACTGCCGGATGGGTAAATTGGAGTAA
- the LOC103703792 gene encoding enoyl-[acyl-carrier-protein] reductase, mitochondrial-like, translating to MNSLRRVLPLAHQNPNLWTGIRAFSSSDSSSLRKSVASLLDSLSLKQGQTLVQNCGDSDVGKIVIELAKERKLQTISIIDDRPGTPETIEELKALGGDLVVPESYTKTWYMKRLVSEMSPAAGINFSDGYQATAVGKALVDGGTLVSYSKKLPKHVVYDGAARRAIEWDTFAKEKKLKVLNL from the exons ATGAATTCGCTTCGGAGGGTCCTTCCTCTCGCCCACCAAAACCCTAATCTCTGGACGGGGATCagagccttctcctcctccgatTCCTCTTCCCTGAGGAAATCCGTcgcctccctcctcgactccctctCTCTCAAGCAAG GTCAAACATTGGTCCAGAATTGTGGGGACAGTGATGTTGGGAAGATTGTAATTGAGTTGGCAAAGGAACGCAAGCTTCAGACTATCAGCATAATTGATGATAGGCCTGGGACTCCTGAAACGATTGAAGAGCTCAAGGCCCTTGGCGGGGATTTAGTTGTTCCAGAAAGCTATACAAAAACATG GTACATGAAGCGACTAGTGAGTGAAATGAGCCCTGCAGCAGGTATAAATTTCAGTGATGGTTACCAAGCCACTGCAGTCGGCAAGGCACTGGTGGATGGAGGAACTCTTGTTTCATACAGCAAAAAGCTGCCAAAGCATGTTGTTTATGATGGAGCAGCTCGCAGAGCAATTGAGTGGGACACATTTGCAAAGGAAAAGAAGCTTAAAGTGCTGAACTTGTAG
- the LOC103703793 gene encoding uncharacterized protein LOC103703793: protein MASLSLARRAAALSPIGMRIRASLASISPSNPCLLLSKYPVSGRFGLSKVWPKCRRLVSPIYAPGSEPVFNMQRIFLQSFKPSERKLLTGSLLGITVVAGMMNPQSHVAYAMDDFEDIEQPSGYLKDDLNAFWTLARKFQLPAVLLMTVLLGWRHPLTLAINIALLLFCTRPSPLSAYIFIEQLRQRDMRRDPRLHKSKFFYAKKVEVEDYKFLCLAEVELRDVKLKIIGLLGGWWVVHTSRI, encoded by the exons ATGGCATCCCTGTCCCTGGCAAGGAGAGCAGCGGCGCTCTCACCGATCGGGATGAGGATCAGGGCCTCTCTCGCCTCCATCTCTCCTTCCAATCCCTGCCTTCTCCTTTCCAAATATCCAG TTTCTGGAAGATTTGGATTGTCAAAGGTTTGGCCAAAGTGTCGTCGGCTCGTTTCACCAATTTATGCACCAGGGTCGGAGCCAGTATTCAATATGCAGAGGATATTTTTGCAAAGCTTTAAACCATCTG AAAGGAAGTTATTAACTGGAAGTTTACTCGGGATCACTGTTGTAGCTGGAATGATGAATCCTCAGTCACATGTTGCATATGCTATGGATG ATTTTGAGGACATTGAACAACCTTCAGGGTATTTAAAGGATGACCTAAATGCCTTCTGGACTTTGGCAAGAAAATTTCAGCTGCCAGCTGTACTGCTTATGACAGTGTTGTTGGGATGGAGGCATCCTCTTACACTTGCCATTAATattgctcttcttcttttctgcaCAAGGCCCAGCCCTTTGTCGGCGTATATTTTCATTGAGCAG cTACGTCAGAGAGATATGCGCCGAGATCCTAGACTTCATAAATCAAAG TTCTTCTATGCGAAGAAAGTCGAAGTTGAAGATTACAAGTTCCTATGCTTAGCAGAGGTTGAATTAAGAGATGTAAAGCTGAAAATTATTGGACTCTTGGGTGGTTGGTGGGTTGTTCATACTTCAAGAATTTAG
- the LOC103703791 gene encoding glycosyltransferase BC10, protein MKRRSYPVRWSTQFIVILLLCFSVASLVVMQGRYSLVMKLSTGASPPPVQKPKIAFLFIARNRLPLDMVWDAFFQGEKEGRFSIYVHSRPGFLFNKATTQSAFFYGRQVNNSIQVDWGEASMIQAERILLRNALKDSFNKRFVFLSDSCIPLYNFSHTYDYIMSTSTSFIDSFADTKEGRYNPKMYPVIPVHNWRKGSQWAVLIRKHAVIMVNDDTVFPEFQKHCRRRSLPEFWRDHPLPSDASKEHNCIPDEHYLQTLVAQKGLEGEITRRALTHTSWDLLSSKDRERRGWHPVTYKLSDVTPMLIKSIKNIDNVYYETEYRREWCRSKGKPAPCFLFARKFTRPAAPRLLNMSAPVN, encoded by the exons ATGAAGCGGAGGAGTTACCCGGTCCGATGGAGCACGCAGTTTATAGTGATTCTTCTTCTGTGCTTCTCCGTCGCGAGCCTGGTGGTGATGCAGGGGCGGTACAGCCTAGTTATGAAGTTGAGTACAGGGGCATCTCCGCCGCCGGTCCAGAAGCCCAAGATCGCGTTTCTATTTATAGCAAGGAATCGGCTTCCCTTGGACATGGTTTGGGATGCCTTCTTCcag GGCGAGAAGGAGGGTAGATTCTCGATCTATGTTCATTCTAGGCCTGGCTTTCTCTTCAATAAGGCGACAACACAATCTGCATTTTTTTACGGCCGTCAGGTCAACAACAGTATACAG GTAGATTGGGgagaagcaagcatgatccaAGCAGAGCGTATTTTGCTTAGAAATGCACTCAAGGATTCTTTTAATAAGAGATTTGTTTTCCTTTCTGACAG CTGCATACCCCTATACAATTTCAGCCATACATATGACTATATAATGTCTACATCAACTAGCTTTATAGACAG TTTTGCGGACACAAAAGAGGGTCGTTATAATCCAAAAATGTATCCAGTTATTCCAGTACATAATTGGAGGAAAGGATCTCAG TGGGCTGTTTTAATTAGAAAGCATGCTGTGATAATGGTGAATGATGATACCGTATTCCCTGAATTTCAAAAGCATTGCAGG AGGAGGTCATTACCGGAATTTTGGCGGGATCATCCTCTT ccttcagaTGCTTCCAAGGAACACAACTGCATACCAGATGAGCATTATCTTCAAACATTGGTTGCA CAAAAAGGTCTTGAAGGGGAAATCACTCGGAGAGCTCTGACACATACTTCATGGGATCTTTTATCTTCCAAAGATCGTGAAAGGCGTGGGTGGCATCCTGTGACGTACAAGCTTTCAGATGTTACTCCCATGCTTATTAAATCTATAAAG AACATAGATAATGTGTACTACGAGACTGAATACAGGAGGGAATG